In one Mucilaginibacter ginsenosidivorax genomic region, the following are encoded:
- a CDS encoding zinc dependent phospholipase C family protein, whose translation MKRAILLSLTGIGLILLCSSWGFFAHYRINKLAVYTLPKGMIGFYKANIDYIEQHAVSADKRRYVDSTEAPRHFFDADHYGKKPWAAMPQKWKDAAAKYTTDTLNKYGTVPWTIQYQYYKLVRAFKTHDTLAILNTSANLGHYIADAHVPLHLTVNYNGQFTTQTGIHALWESHIPELFADKYNLKAGKARYIENPLAEAFRICRASFKSVDTVLRFERILSKNFPADKKYSMVLHGKKEVKDYSEAYSLAYQKMLKGMVERKMRASILSVGSFWYSAWVDAGQPNLSPPAP comes from the coding sequence ATGAAGCGCGCCATCCTTTTAAGCCTAACGGGTATCGGGTTAATATTACTGTGCTCTTCCTGGGGCTTCTTTGCGCATTACCGCATCAACAAGCTGGCCGTTTATACCCTGCCTAAGGGTATGATAGGCTTTTACAAAGCCAATATCGATTACATTGAACAGCATGCCGTAAGCGCCGACAAACGCCGCTACGTTGACTCTACCGAAGCACCCCGGCATTTTTTTGATGCCGACCATTATGGCAAAAAACCCTGGGCCGCTATGCCGCAAAAATGGAAGGACGCCGCTGCAAAATACACCACCGATACATTAAATAAATACGGCACCGTTCCCTGGACCATCCAATACCAGTATTATAAACTGGTAAGGGCGTTTAAAACCCATGACACACTGGCTATCCTGAATACATCGGCCAACCTTGGGCATTACATTGCCGATGCTCATGTGCCGTTGCACCTTACCGTCAACTACAATGGGCAGTTTACCACCCAAACCGGCATCCATGCGCTATGGGAAAGCCACATACCCGAACTTTTTGCCGATAAGTACAATTTAAAAGCCGGCAAGGCGCGTTATATAGAAAACCCATTGGCAGAGGCTTTCCGGATTTGCAGGGCATCATTTAAAAGCGTGGATACGGTTTTACGTTTCGAGAGGATATTGAGCAAAAACTTCCCGGCCGATAAAAAGTACAGTATGGTGCTGCATGGCAAAAAAGAGGTAAAAGATTATTCGGAAGCCTACAGCCTTGCCTATCAAAAAATGTTGAAAGGCATGGTAGAACGAAAAATGCGGGCGTCCATACTTTCGGTGGGCAGCTTCTGGTATTCGGCCTGGGTAGATGCCGGGCAGCCTAACTTAAGCCCCCCAGCCCCCTAA
- a CDS encoding TapB family protein, with product MKKLIPAIIFLTSFICHASAQNCSPFISNVNGKKFTYINQGGDSKPMGSMVCNTNKKDAATVNARIELFDKTGKSMGSGNSEIICTGQAIKIDMKTFIPAASLRQLGNMEMTGDTKYLSYPINLKSGQKLDDGALNINIGNNGTQMGQVQLNINNRKVEKQEKVTTKAGSFDCFKITNDIIFRISMMGASIPFQIKVIEWFAPKLGRFAKSETYGKDGKLVATTLLDAIN from the coding sequence ATGAAAAAATTAATTCCTGCTATAATTTTTCTTACCTCATTTATTTGCCATGCATCGGCGCAAAACTGCAGCCCTTTCATCAGCAATGTAAACGGCAAAAAATTCACATACATTAACCAGGGCGGCGATAGCAAGCCAATGGGATCGATGGTGTGCAATACCAATAAAAAGGATGCCGCCACCGTAAACGCCCGGATAGAGCTGTTTGATAAGACAGGCAAATCAATGGGCAGCGGAAATTCCGAAATCATATGTACCGGGCAGGCTATAAAAATTGACATGAAAACGTTTATCCCCGCGGCTTCGTTAAGGCAATTGGGTAACATGGAGATGACCGGCGATACCAAATACCTGAGCTACCCCATTAACCTTAAAAGCGGGCAAAAGCTTGATGACGGGGCGCTTAATATTAATATTGGCAACAATGGCACCCAAATGGGCCAGGTACAATTAAATATTAATAACCGCAAGGTTGAAAAGCAGGAGAAGGTAACAACCAAAGCCGGCAGCTTTGATTGCTTTAAGATAACCAATGATATCATTTTCAGGATTAGCATGATGGGTGCATCCATCCCCTTTCAAATAAAAGTGATTGAATGGTTTGCACCAAAGCTGGGCCGTTTTGCCAAATCAGAAACTTATGGCAAGGATGGAAAACTGGTGGCTACAACCCTGCTTGATGCTATTAACTGA